In Sphingomonas crocodyli, one genomic interval encodes:
- a CDS encoding acyl-CoA dehydrogenase encodes MPEESVALGDMFRRLFETESSAARVRAAEADHDGFDANLWRMLAELGVPLMRVCAPDGGSGLSLLDATILLEEAGRRLAPVPLAEIIVATALIARSGAPEAAGWLEAIGRGEKLVSIALTPVERGTEQMVMAASVADAIVALEDERLTLFVQSGRRQPLAMIAPGAVGWFEPDGERVILLEGDDAVAAFHAAVEEWKLLSSAALIGLSDQALTMAAEYASERTQFGQIIGTFQGLSHPLADCVVEIDGARMFLRWILTALRGGDPAEAGASIDQLWWFVNKAATRTVAHSLHVFGGYGLSNEYDIQLYHRRAKLLGLMLGDPELALERAGRRLYLGEPAHLPEPGAVTLDFAPSADAQALADETRAKFEDILTPELRSKAHHSFEGHDWGVSRAMGEAGLLFPAWPRRWGGRDASAEAARAALDVWETMPWTINPQGTSNLVGQIIQAFGTDQLKNEVLPRLGRGEITAALGYTEPSGGSDVFGARTRAERDGDGWIINGQKMFTSGAEWASYALLITRTDPDLPKHKGTTLFLVPLDAPGVEIHPIFTFMDERTNATFYSEVRIPDHYRLGEVNGGVKVLAAALQMEQGGTSYYHNQRDMARKAIAWARSATRGGKPALDDDRLLARIARTHAHARIGEALGARTAWVAAQKLPDLAYGPAAKIFITETYITDAADLMDLTAPASLVRGRAGLGVIEEGYRHSTATTIYAGTSEVLRSMVSERRLGLPRSRA; translated from the coding sequence TTGCCAGAAGAGAGCGTCGCGCTTGGTGACATGTTCAGGCGGCTCTTCGAAACCGAGTCGTCGGCGGCGCGGGTGCGCGCGGCCGAGGCGGATCATGATGGTTTCGATGCCAATCTGTGGCGCATGCTGGCGGAGCTGGGCGTCCCGCTGATGCGGGTCTGTGCGCCGGACGGCGGCAGCGGACTGAGCCTGCTCGATGCGACGATCCTGCTGGAAGAGGCTGGACGGCGTCTGGCGCCTGTGCCGCTCGCGGAGATCATCGTTGCAACCGCGCTGATCGCCCGGAGCGGCGCGCCCGAAGCCGCCGGGTGGCTCGAGGCCATCGGCCGTGGCGAAAAGCTCGTCTCAATCGCATTGACCCCAGTTGAACGCGGTACGGAACAGATGGTCATGGCGGCATCGGTCGCCGACGCGATTGTGGCGCTTGAGGATGAGCGCCTCACCCTGTTCGTGCAATCGGGCAGGCGGCAGCCGCTTGCGATGATCGCTCCAGGTGCTGTGGGCTGGTTCGAGCCGGATGGTGAGCGCGTGATCCTGCTCGAAGGCGATGACGCGGTCGCGGCATTTCACGCCGCGGTCGAGGAATGGAAGCTTCTGTCGTCCGCCGCTCTGATCGGCCTGTCGGACCAGGCGCTGACGATGGCGGCCGAATATGCGTCGGAGCGCACGCAGTTCGGCCAGATCATCGGAACCTTCCAGGGGCTGTCGCATCCACTGGCCGACTGCGTCGTCGAGATAGACGGAGCGCGCATGTTCCTGCGCTGGATCCTGACCGCCCTTCGTGGCGGTGATCCCGCCGAGGCGGGCGCGAGCATCGATCAGCTCTGGTGGTTCGTGAACAAGGCGGCGACGCGCACGGTCGCGCATTCGCTCCACGTGTTCGGGGGCTACGGCCTGTCGAACGAATATGACATCCAGCTCTATCATCGCCGCGCCAAGTTGCTGGGTCTGATGCTGGGCGATCCCGAACTGGCGCTCGAGCGCGCGGGGCGTCGCCTGTATCTCGGCGAACCGGCCCACCTGCCAGAGCCGGGTGCGGTGACCCTGGATTTCGCGCCGTCCGCGGATGCGCAGGCGCTTGCCGATGAAACACGCGCCAAGTTCGAGGATATATTGACGCCGGAGCTACGCTCTAAAGCGCATCACAGTTTTGAAGGACATGACTGGGGTGTCAGCAGGGCGATGGGCGAAGCGGGGTTGCTGTTTCCCGCCTGGCCGAGACGCTGGGGCGGTCGCGACGCCTCGGCGGAAGCGGCGCGCGCAGCGCTCGACGTGTGGGAAACCATGCCGTGGACGATCAATCCGCAAGGGACGAGCAATCTGGTCGGCCAGATCATCCAGGCGTTCGGCACCGATCAGCTCAAGAATGAGGTTCTGCCCCGCCTTGGGCGCGGCGAGATTACCGCGGCGCTCGGCTATACCGAACCATCAGGCGGCTCCGACGTGTTCGGGGCCAGGACCAGGGCCGAGCGCGATGGCGACGGCTGGATCATCAACGGGCAGAAGATGTTCACAAGCGGCGCCGAATGGGCATCCTATGCGCTGCTGATCACGCGCACCGATCCCGATCTGCCCAAGCATAAGGGCACGACGCTGTTCCTTGTTCCGCTCGACGCCCCGGGGGTTGAAATCCATCCGATCTTCACCTTCATGGACGAGCGGACCAATGCCACCTTCTACAGCGAGGTTCGCATCCCCGACCATTATCGGCTGGGCGAGGTCAATGGCGGGGTGAAGGTGCTCGCGGCTGCGTTGCAAATGGAACAGGGCGGGACGTCCTATTATCACAATCAACGCGACATGGCGCGCAAGGCGATCGCCTGGGCGCGTAGCGCGACGCGGGGCGGCAAGCCGGCGCTGGACGACGACCGGCTTCTCGCCCGGATCGCGCGCACCCACGCCCATGCGCGCATTGGCGAGGCGCTCGGCGCACGCACCGCCTGGGTTGCGGCGCAGAAGCTTCCGGACCTGGCCTATGGCCCGGCGGCCAAGATCTTCATCACCGAGACCTACATCACCGACGCCGCCGACCTCATGGACCTCACTGCGCCCGCCTCGCTGGTGCGCGGTCGCGCCGGTCTTGGCGTGATCGAGGAAGGCTACCGGCATTCGACGGCGACGACGATCTATGCCGGAACGAGCGAAGTGCTTCGCAGCATGGTGAGCGAACGCCGGCTCGGACTGCCGCGAAGCCGAGCGTGA
- a CDS encoding VOC family protein translates to MPIGFAHPHIRIADIARSLDFYCKRLGLVEIARLVEAHYTLIYLAAPGDIAKAPNAPAPMLELSYVHDGPPITDGTRFGHIAFHVDDLGETCAQLAKDGVTVSVAPQPQGFAYIVTPDGMTIELLQRRPDATGDPSPSVLG, encoded by the coding sequence TTGCCAATAGGTTTCGCGCATCCGCACATTCGTATCGCCGACATCGCGCGGTCGCTCGACTTCTATTGCAAGCGGCTCGGTCTGGTCGAGATAGCCCGCCTCGTGGAGGCGCATTACACGCTCATCTATCTCGCAGCGCCAGGGGACATCGCCAAGGCGCCGAACGCGCCTGCTCCCATGCTTGAGCTCTCTTATGTGCACGATGGCCCACCGATCACCGATGGAACACGTTTCGGACACATCGCCTTTCATGTCGACGACCTGGGTGAAACGTGCGCGCAACTCGCAAAGGATGGCGTGACGGTGAGCGTTGCGCCGCAACCACAAGGGTTCGCTTATATCGTAACTCCCGACGGCATGACGATCGAGTTGCTGCAGCGCCGACCCGACGCGACTGGCGATCCTTCGCCATCGGTCTTGGGGTAG
- a CDS encoding LLM class flavin-dependent oxidoreductase produces the protein MKFSTTLPFLRDLSSPDPYRDTFELAQVAEDAGFDTITIGQHHFRQGDPSDPLTVLGSVATRTSRIRVATGILILPMHNPLLIAEQVATIDQLSGGRISLGVGTGWNPFEYEVLGVPFKERGARMEEALRVLRLLWEKEKVSFDGAFYQFPELTMFPRPIQRPGPPLIVAGDVPVAVDRAARLGDIWMCGPVVDLSYAKVLAAQYRQTCATLNRKPDWILRRYGWIKPTRKAVEDGALQHYVDGVLVHWRESSKDKDFRKLLDRLDQGETVSATEIAHNRLVWGSPDDAIAQIEGFRDELGADHIHISFGAGLHSVGQANTQFGSAAELAEMFRLFGREVISAFQ, from the coding sequence ATGAAGTTCTCCACGACCTTGCCCTTTCTCAGAGACCTGTCCTCCCCGGACCCCTATCGTGACACCTTCGAACTGGCCCAGGTCGCCGAAGACGCCGGCTTCGATACGATCACGATCGGACAGCACCATTTCCGCCAGGGCGACCCGTCCGATCCGCTGACAGTGCTCGGCAGCGTTGCCACGCGGACAAGTCGCATCAGGGTGGCAACCGGTATCCTCATCCTCCCGATGCACAATCCGTTGCTGATCGCAGAGCAGGTCGCGACCATTGACCAGCTGTCCGGCGGGCGCATCTCGCTGGGCGTGGGAACAGGCTGGAACCCATTCGAATATGAAGTGCTGGGCGTCCCCTTCAAGGAACGCGGCGCGAGAATGGAGGAGGCGCTCAGGGTACTTCGCCTCCTGTGGGAAAAGGAAAAGGTGAGCTTCGACGGCGCGTTCTACCAATTCCCCGAACTGACCATGTTCCCCCGGCCGATCCAGCGGCCTGGACCTCCGCTCATCGTAGCCGGCGACGTTCCGGTGGCGGTCGACCGCGCCGCGCGCCTGGGCGATATCTGGATGTGCGGCCCGGTCGTCGACCTATCCTATGCCAAGGTGCTGGCGGCGCAATATCGCCAGACGTGCGCGACCCTCAATCGCAAACCGGACTGGATCCTGCGGCGTTATGGGTGGATCAAACCGACCCGAAAGGCGGTCGAGGACGGCGCGCTCCAGCACTATGTCGACGGCGTTCTTGTCCATTGGCGGGAATCATCGAAGGACAAGGATTTTCGTAAGCTTCTCGATCGCCTCGACCAGGGCGAGACCGTTTCTGCAACCGAGATTGCGCATAACCGTCTGGTCTGGGGGTCGCCCGACGATGCGATCGCGCAGATCGAAGGCTTTCGCGATGAGCTGGGGGCAGACCATATCCATATTTCGTTCGGCGCCGGGCTCCATTCTGTTGGACAGGCGAACACGCAATTCGGGAGCGCTGCAGAACTGGCGGAGATGTTTCGCCTGTTCGGGCGAGAGGTTATCTCGGCTTTTCAATAG
- a CDS encoding LLM class flavin-dependent oxidoreductase, with protein MTSLSILDPVRVTQATDARAALDNARDMAALAETLGYERYWVAEHHNMRGIASAATSLVVQHIAAGTSRIRVGAGGIMLPNHSPLVIAEQFGTLASLFPGRIDLGLGRAPGTDQITVRALRRAPEGAHHFPQDVLELQAYFRDTLPDQRVEAVPAAGTNVPIWILGSSLFGAQLAAQLGLPYAFASHFAPDLLLPALRVYREHFRPSEQLATSHAMVGVNIIAADCDAEALRLATTQRMSFADIFRGTRSLGKPPIDDIETYWTPTEKAETMQMLARSIVGGPQKVRDGIAALIAETGADELMIVTDIYHHDARKHSVELIAAAART; from the coding sequence ATGACGTCTCTATCCATCCTCGATCCGGTCCGAGTTACCCAGGCGACCGACGCTCGAGCAGCCCTGGACAATGCCCGGGACATGGCGGCGTTGGCCGAGACACTCGGTTACGAGCGTTACTGGGTGGCCGAGCATCACAATATGCGAGGCATAGCGAGCGCGGCGACATCGCTGGTCGTCCAGCACATTGCGGCTGGCACCAGCCGGATCCGCGTGGGAGCTGGCGGCATCATGTTGCCCAACCATTCCCCGCTTGTGATCGCCGAGCAATTCGGCACGCTGGCCAGTCTTTTTCCCGGACGGATCGATCTGGGGTTGGGGCGAGCGCCTGGCACCGATCAGATCACCGTGCGCGCACTGCGCCGGGCCCCCGAGGGAGCCCACCATTTTCCGCAGGACGTCCTCGAGCTCCAGGCCTATTTTCGCGACACCCTGCCCGATCAACGGGTCGAAGCCGTCCCCGCCGCCGGGACGAACGTTCCGATCTGGATCCTCGGTTCGAGCCTGTTTGGAGCCCAACTCGCAGCGCAGCTCGGATTACCTTATGCGTTCGCATCCCATTTCGCGCCGGACCTGCTGCTGCCGGCGCTTCGGGTCTATCGCGAACATTTCCGGCCTTCGGAGCAACTCGCGACCTCGCACGCGATGGTGGGGGTCAATATCATAGCGGCGGATTGCGACGCCGAGGCGCTTCGGCTTGCGACCACCCAACGCATGTCATTCGCCGATATTTTCCGTGGAACGCGCTCGCTGGGTAAGCCGCCGATCGATGATATCGAGACCTATTGGACCCCGACCGAAAAGGCAGAGACGATGCAGATGCTGGCGCGCTCGATCGTCGGCGGGCCGCAAAAGGTTCGCGACGGGATTGCGGCACTCATCGCCGAGACGGGCGCTGACGAACTTATGATCGTAACGGATATATATCATCATGATGCGCGCAAACATTCGGTCGAACTGATCGCGGCGGCAGCGCGAACCTAG
- a CDS encoding 2'-5' RNA ligase family protein has product MTHAPIIVSALFDAEDFQWLDGLRRAHFPAERNHIGAHLTLFHHLPPSVEGELKQRLAALTRRGRPRATATGLLNLGKGVAVRIESPDLSEIRDELADAFSFLLTPQDAVRWRPHVTIQNKVQPLVARRLYEGLGATFTSRAVKISGLAAWWYRDGPWEVLASYSFR; this is encoded by the coding sequence GTGACCCACGCGCCCATCATTGTGTCAGCCCTGTTTGACGCAGAAGATTTCCAGTGGCTGGACGGTCTGCGCCGAGCGCATTTTCCGGCCGAGAGAAACCATATCGGCGCTCATCTCACCCTCTTTCATCATCTCCCGCCCTCGGTCGAAGGTGAGTTGAAGCAGCGACTGGCTGCATTAACCCGGCGTGGCCGGCCGCGCGCCACGGCGACCGGCCTGCTTAATCTGGGGAAGGGGGTGGCCGTGCGGATCGAGTCCCCGGACCTCAGCGAGATCCGCGATGAACTCGCCGATGCCTTCTCGTTCTTGCTCACTCCGCAGGACGCTGTCCGATGGCGACCGCATGTCACGATCCAGAACAAGGTCCAGCCGTTGGTCGCGAGAAGACTTTATGAAGGGCTTGGCGCGACCTTTACGTCCAGAGCGGTCAAAATCAGCGGACTTGCCGCATGGTGGTATCGCGACGGGCCCTGGGAGGTCTTGGCAAGCTATTCATTCCGCTGA
- the folE gene encoding GTP cyclohydrolase I FolE translates to MSLLSPAEDAVDMNGKLIVPDDVQDAIRTLIRWSGDDPSREGLVDTPARVARAWREYCQGTKEDPSRHLSRTFEEVGGYDDIILLRAIPFQSHCEHHMAPIIGHAHIAYLPRNRVVGISKLARVLQGYARRLQIQERLTAEIADCIWNHLEPVGVAVVIEASHACMTARGVRTPGVSMTTSRMMGVFRDDERSRKEVLSLMGFE, encoded by the coding sequence ATGTCGCTGCTGTCGCCCGCTGAGGACGCTGTGGATATGAACGGCAAGCTGATCGTGCCCGACGATGTCCAGGACGCGATCCGCACGCTGATCCGGTGGTCGGGCGATGATCCCTCCCGCGAAGGCCTGGTCGACACACCTGCCCGCGTCGCGCGCGCCTGGCGGGAATATTGCCAGGGGACAAAGGAAGATCCGTCCCGCCACCTCAGCCGCACCTTCGAGGAGGTGGGCGGCTATGATGACATCATCCTTTTGAGGGCGATCCCGTTCCAGTCGCACTGCGAGCATCACATGGCTCCGATCATCGGCCACGCGCACATCGCTTACCTGCCTCGCAATCGCGTGGTTGGCATATCGAAGCTGGCCCGCGTCCTGCAGGGTTATGCCCGCAGACTGCAGATCCAGGAACGCCTGACGGCCGAGATTGCCGATTGCATCTGGAATCATCTCGAGCCGGTCGGCGTTGCCGTCGTGATCGAGGCCAGCCACGCCTGCATGACCGCGCGAGGCGTCCGCACGCCCGGGGTGTCGATGACCACCAGCCGAATGATGGGGGTGTTTCGCGACGACGAGCGCAGCCGCAAGGAAGTGCTTAGTCTGATGGGATTTGAATAA
- a CDS encoding flavin-containing monooxygenase has product MVSETSIGGGEPIQTEVLVIGAGIGGIYAVHRCLEEGLGVVCLEAASHVGGVWHHNRYPGARVDIESFDYCFHFSPEIYRDWQWSERYAAQPELFRYLEYVADRTGAIDHIRFNARVVAANWKPADAEWHVRTDTGTSYRARFVLMATGNLSAPRPPAFEGMESFRGQIIETSSWPGAGVDWRGKRVGIIGTGSSGVQAIPVIAKDAAKLTVFQRTANYSVPAQNGPMQADRHQAVIDDVLAERARMMDSYAGINALIREVRPSTDYSPEEQQAALERQWQEGGQGMMAVFADQQTNPVAAELVSEFVRSKIRQIVRDPITAETLCPKGFPIGVRRLGVDTDYYDTFNRDNVELVDVKADPIVRITPNGVETASGEHPVDILIFALGFDAFTGAIDRAGIRNEKGEAPTDRWRRGPRTLLGLMIAGFPNLFMVSGPGSPSVLVNLMLMNEYSIDWIVDCIKWLDAKGARTIEATVEAEDAWVEEVAKTASHRLAARIPNWMTHQGEDGSRAFIPYAAGLKAYRVHAEGCVNAGYAGFRTSR; this is encoded by the coding sequence GTGGTTTCAGAAACGTCGATCGGCGGAGGCGAGCCGATCCAGACCGAAGTGCTGGTGATCGGTGCGGGCATCGGCGGCATCTATGCCGTCCACCGCTGCCTGGAGGAAGGGCTGGGTGTGGTCTGCCTCGAGGCCGCGTCGCATGTCGGGGGCGTGTGGCATCACAACCGCTATCCAGGCGCGCGGGTGGATATCGAGAGCTTCGATTATTGCTTCCACTTCTCGCCCGAAATCTATCGCGACTGGCAATGGTCCGAACGCTATGCCGCGCAGCCCGAACTGTTCCGCTACCTCGAATATGTCGCCGATCGCACCGGTGCGATCGATCATATCCGCTTCAATGCGCGCGTCGTCGCGGCGAATTGGAAGCCGGCCGATGCCGAATGGCATGTGCGCACCGATACGGGGACCAGTTATCGCGCCCGCTTCGTCCTGATGGCGACGGGCAACCTTTCCGCGCCGCGCCCGCCTGCCTTCGAGGGTATGGAGAGCTTCCGCGGACAGATCATCGAAACCTCGTCCTGGCCCGGAGCGGGCGTCGACTGGCGCGGCAAAAGGGTCGGCATCATCGGCACCGGATCGTCGGGCGTACAGGCGATCCCGGTGATCGCAAAGGATGCGGCGAAGCTTACCGTCTTCCAGCGGACCGCCAATTATTCGGTCCCGGCACAGAACGGCCCGATGCAGGCCGACCGGCATCAGGCCGTGATCGACGACGTCTTGGCCGAACGCGCGCGGATGATGGACAGCTATGCCGGCATCAATGCCCTGATCCGCGAGGTGCGCCCGTCGACCGACTATTCGCCCGAAGAACAGCAGGCGGCGCTCGAACGCCAGTGGCAGGAAGGCGGGCAGGGCATGATGGCGGTCTTCGCCGACCAGCAGACCAATCCCGTTGCGGCCGAGTTGGTGTCGGAGTTCGTCCGTTCCAAGATCCGCCAGATCGTGCGCGATCCGATCACCGCCGAGACGTTGTGCCCCAAGGGTTTTCCGATCGGCGTGCGCCGGCTGGGCGTCGACACCGACTATTACGACACGTTCAACCGCGACAATGTCGAACTGGTGGATGTGAAGGCGGATCCGATCGTCCGCATCACCCCCAACGGGGTCGAAACCGCATCGGGCGAACATCCGGTCGACATCCTCATCTTCGCGCTCGGCTTCGACGCCTTCACCGGCGCGATCGATCGGGCGGGCATCCGCAACGAGAAGGGCGAGGCGCCGACCGATCGATGGAGACGCGGCCCGCGAACCCTGCTGGGCCTGATGATCGCCGGTTTCCCCAATCTGTTCATGGTGTCGGGGCCGGGCAGTCCTTCGGTGCTGGTGAACCTGATGCTGATGAACGAATATTCGATCGACTGGATCGTCGACTGCATCAAGTGGCTCGATGCGAAGGGTGCCCGCACGATCGAAGCGACGGTCGAGGCTGAGGATGCTTGGGTCGAGGAGGTCGCCAAGACCGCCAGCCATCGTCTCGCCGCGCGCATCCCCAACTGGATGACCCACCAAGGCGAGGACGGCAGCCGCGCCTTCATCCCCTATGCCGCCGGCCTCAAAGCCTACCGCGTCCACGCGGAAGGCTGCGTGAACGCTGGTTATGCGGGATTCCGAACGTCCCGCTGA
- a CDS encoding alkene reductase has protein sequence MTDIFSPVRLGDLELANRIVMAPMTRDRAGPADEPTEIMVDYYRQRATAGLIVSEGTQPSPDGKGYWRTPGIHSPEQVEGWRRVADAVHGAGGRIVIQLMHCGRASVRANKAPEARTVAPSAIPCPDPIPGPDGTPQPTEVPDALETHEIAGVIADYVAAARNARAAGIDGVELHCASGYLPMQFLSSNSNQRTDEYGGNAAKRVRFVVETLRALADAIGPGRVGFRICPGITLNGMADADPADTYATLLRAIDDIGLAYCHLIHLPNEGFDALDLVKANWSGPVIENNGLTLDKARDLIAAGTVDATSFGYAFIGNPDLVARFKAGAPLARANRKTFYTGMGDDRVGYTDYPPMEA, from the coding sequence ATGACCGACATCTTTTCGCCCGTCCGGCTGGGGGATCTGGAACTCGCCAATCGGATCGTGATGGCGCCGATGACGCGCGACCGTGCCGGCCCGGCTGACGAGCCGACCGAGATCATGGTCGACTATTATCGCCAGCGCGCGACCGCGGGGCTGATCGTCAGCGAAGGCACCCAGCCTTCACCCGACGGCAAGGGCTATTGGCGCACGCCCGGCATTCATTCGCCCGAACAGGTCGAAGGCTGGCGTCGCGTGGCGGATGCCGTGCATGGCGCAGGCGGGCGGATCGTCATCCAGCTCATGCATTGCGGCCGGGCCAGCGTGCGCGCGAACAAGGCCCCCGAAGCACGCACCGTCGCACCGTCGGCGATCCCCTGCCCCGATCCAATCCCCGGCCCCGACGGCACGCCGCAGCCGACCGAGGTGCCCGATGCGCTGGAGACTCACGAGATCGCAGGCGTGATCGCCGATTATGTCGCGGCCGCGCGCAATGCCCGCGCGGCGGGGATCGACGGGGTCGAGCTGCACTGCGCGAGCGGCTATCTGCCGATGCAGTTCCTGTCGTCCAACAGCAACCAGCGCACCGACGAATATGGCGGCAACGCCGCTAAAAGGGTGCGCTTCGTGGTCGAGACTTTGCGCGCGCTGGCCGACGCGATCGGGCCGGGCCGGGTGGGCTTCCGCATCTGCCCCGGCATCACCCTCAACGGCATGGCCGACGCCGATCCGGCAGACACTTATGCGACGTTGCTCCGCGCGATCGACGACATCGGGCTGGCTTATTGCCACCTGATCCATCTGCCGAACGAAGGCTTCGACGCGCTCGATCTGGTCAAGGCGAACTGGTCCGGCCCCGTCATCGAGAATAACGGGCTGACGCTGGACAAGGCGCGCGATCTGATCGCGGCGGGCACGGTTGATGCCACGTCGTTCGGCTATGCCTTCATCGGCAATCCCGATCTCGTGGCGCGTTTTAAAGCCGGGGCACCGCTGGCGCGCGCAAACCGCAAGACATTCTACACCGGCATGGGCGACGATCGGGTCGGCTATACCGATTATCCCCCGATGGAGGCATGA
- a CDS encoding helix-turn-helix transcriptional regulator: MPDADRLLALVEALYASLADKQPWEAFLRALASATGADFAALILTAPGYRGPGLIASPPTLPESAQLYAEQMFRSDPFVGLPEGEVTAFSDFVTAGTINAEFRAYLDRGHSGSILGVDLREGAGFEARLRITRDDPRPAFEPDRRTLLQGLVPHLRIAIRLFAQSQAKAAEEGLYRDAIEQLALAMFILDRHGHVVRANRGAEALLAQGDGLSTFQGRLRIADRVAATQLDRLLAAPPPLDRAARIRISRPSGAPELGAIARAVPAPDYLAASGAALALFIADPSLAGQLSPGVLRDLFRLTPAEALLATALAAGSSLAESAQQLGIAYNTARSHLRAIFEKTGTRRQSQLVYLLRSSIAGLDAD; the protein is encoded by the coding sequence ATGCCCGACGCCGATCGCCTTCTCGCGCTCGTCGAGGCGCTTTACGCTAGCCTTGCCGACAAGCAGCCGTGGGAGGCTTTTCTACGCGCGCTCGCTTCGGCGACCGGCGCCGATTTCGCCGCGCTGATCCTGACCGCGCCCGGCTATCGCGGGCCGGGTCTGATCGCCAGCCCCCCGACGCTGCCGGAATCGGCGCAACTCTATGCCGAGCAGATGTTTCGCAGCGATCCGTTCGTCGGCCTGCCCGAAGGCGAAGTGACCGCCTTTTCGGACTTCGTCACCGCCGGCACGATCAATGCCGAGTTCCGCGCCTATCTCGATCGGGGTCACAGCGGCAGCATATTGGGCGTCGATCTGCGCGAGGGCGCGGGGTTCGAGGCGCGCCTGCGGATCACGCGCGACGATCCGCGACCCGCCTTCGAACCCGATCGGCGCACACTCTTGCAGGGCCTTGTACCTCATTTGCGGATCGCGATCCGCCTGTTCGCGCAGAGCCAGGCGAAGGCGGCTGAGGAAGGGTTGTATCGCGACGCGATCGAGCAACTCGCGCTCGCCATGTTCATCCTCGATCGCCACGGCCATGTCGTCCGCGCCAATCGCGGCGCGGAGGCTCTGCTGGCGCAGGGTGACGGGCTCTCCACCTTCCAGGGGCGGCTGCGCATCGCCGATCGCGTAGCGGCAACGCAGCTCGATCGGCTGCTCGCCGCGCCGCCTCCGCTCGATCGCGCCGCGCGCATCCGCATATCGCGCCCGTCCGGGGCGCCCGAATTGGGCGCGATTGCGCGTGCGGTGCCCGCGCCTGACTATCTCGCGGCAAGCGGGGCGGCGCTCGCCTTGTTCATCGCCGATCCGTCGCTCGCCGGGCAATTGAGCCCCGGCGTGCTGCGCGACCTGTTCCGCCTGACGCCGGCCGAAGCTTTGCTCGCCACCGCGCTTGCGGCCGGAAGCAGCCTTGCCGAGTCCGCACAGCAGCTCGGCATCGCCTACAACACCGCGCGATCGCATCTGCGCGCGATCTTCGAAAAGACCGGCACCCGCCGCCAGTCGCAGCTCGTCTATCTGCTCAGGTCGAGCATCGCCGGCCTTGATGCCGATTAG
- a CDS encoding helix-turn-helix domain-containing protein, with translation MALSYGQADAGQRMKVGENMGSSRPDRASGTQKARAGVKSCLRTVEVINFFMGVSAPVRTTKVSEALGIPNSSADEILRTLSVSGFLSYNAVSKLYSPSYKLVANVRTIERNFFGEDAIAGLMADLRAETGATVIVTQQNDCWVDPVALVTGDWVEQDERYPAEMVCHVGNMWRPSTNFAAAMLTRHSNVQLADLTMRTQQMGIGPDGPSMFEALVDKVERTRARGYAVHRRNGASPVDSIAIPLIVTHAASPHAIGVVGPRLFSCEADEKRIARTVQQVTSRHLDRLNGVSATAH, from the coding sequence TTGGCGCTTTCATACGGGCAGGCCGATGCGGGGCAGCGTATGAAGGTGGGAGAGAATATGGGCTCGTCCAGGCCAGATCGTGCATCGGGAACGCAGAAGGCGCGCGCGGGCGTGAAATCCTGCCTGCGCACCGTGGAGGTCATCAACTTCTTCATGGGGGTTTCGGCCCCGGTGCGCACCACCAAGGTCAGCGAGGCGCTGGGCATTCCCAATTCGAGCGCGGACGAGATTTTGCGGACGCTCTCGGTCAGCGGCTTCCTGAGCTACAATGCGGTCTCGAAGCTCTATTCGCCGTCGTACAAGCTGGTCGCGAACGTGCGGACGATCGAGCGCAACTTCTTCGGCGAGGATGCGATTGCCGGGCTGATGGCCGATCTGCGCGCCGAGACCGGCGCCACCGTGATCGTCACCCAGCAGAATGATTGCTGGGTCGATCCGGTCGCGCTCGTCACCGGCGATTGGGTCGAGCAGGACGAGCGCTATCCGGCCGAGATGGTCTGCCATGTCGGCAATATGTGGCGCCCGAGCACCAATTTCGCCGCCGCGATGCTGACGCGGCACAGCAATGTCCAGCTTGCTGACCTGACGATGCGGACCCAGCAGATGGGCATCGGCCCCGACGGCCCGTCGATGTTCGAAGCATTGGTCGACAAGGTCGAGCGCACCCGCGCGCGCGGCTATGCGGTCCATCGCCGCAATGGCGCCAGCCCGGTGGATTCGATCGCGATCCCGCTGATCGTCACCCACGCGGCCTCCCCGCACGCGATCGGCGTGGTCGGTCCGCGGTTGTTTTCTTGCGAAGCCGATGAAAAGCGGATCGCTCGCACGGTGCAGCAAGTGACGAGCCGCCATCTCGATCGCCTCAACGGCGTGAGCGCGACGGCGCACTAA